One Desulfovibrio fairfieldensis genomic window carries:
- a CDS encoding phosphoadenosine phosphosulfate reductase family protein, whose amino-acid sequence MAATTLLFDGVRTAATITRRVIVFYSGGKDSAVTLDLCARYFDEVRVVFMQLGPVLSFQRACLSWVEERYGVAPLVVPHPMLAEWLRYGTYRQPDYELPLISFLDVYTHVRSVTGIWWIAAGERIADSIVRRAMIKGDGGVVNDRRGRFFPVAHWSKADVMSYIRHHRLKIAPESRHLGFSFRSLMGRDMYQIRKFYPGDYEMLRSWFPLVGTAVAQYEFGLTVTDASMRSPQRAE is encoded by the coding sequence ATGGCGGCCACAACGCTGCTTTTTGACGGCGTGCGGACCGCCGCAACCATTACCCGCCGGGTCATTGTCTTCTATTCGGGGGGCAAGGACTCGGCGGTGACGCTTGATCTGTGCGCTCGCTATTTTGACGAGGTGCGGGTGGTGTTCATGCAGCTCGGGCCGGTGCTCTCGTTTCAGCGGGCGTGTCTGAGCTGGGTGGAGGAACGCTACGGCGTGGCCCCGCTCGTCGTGCCCCATCCCATGTTGGCCGAATGGCTGCGCTACGGGACATACCGGCAGCCGGACTATGAATTGCCGCTGATCAGCTTTCTGGACGTGTACACCCATGTCCGCTCTGTGACGGGTATCTGGTGGATCGCGGCCGGGGAACGCATCGCGGATTCCATCGTGCGCCGGGCCATGATCAAGGGCGACGGCGGCGTGGTGAACGACAGGCGCGGGCGGTTCTTTCCCGTGGCGCACTGGAGCAAGGCGGACGTGATGAGCTACATCCGGCACCACCGGCTCAAGATCGCGCCAGAGTCCCGGCACCTGGGCTTTTCGTTCCGTTCGCTGATGGGACGGGATATGTACCAAATCCGCAAATTTTATCCGGGCGACTATGAGATGTTGCGGTCCTGGTTCCCGCTGGTGGGAACGGCTGTGGCTCAGTATGAGTTCGGGCTGACCGTAACCGACGCGAGCATGAGAAGCCCGCAGCGGGCGGAGTAA
- a CDS encoding DNA cytosine methyltransferase: MNGLIVDLFAGGGGASTGLAWALGRDPDIAINHDAEALAMHRANHPHTRHMQNDITRVLPLEATGGHPVAILHASPDCTHFSKAKGGKPKSQYIRDLAWVVIRWAEDTHPNLITLENVEEFLTWGPLDKNGQPIKEQAGATFAAWRKRLVRLGYRVEWRLLRACDYGAPTTRRRLFVVARRDKGPIVWPAPTHGNLKSAEVLAGKLLPWRTAAECIDWSIPSQSIFDRKKPLVLATQRRIAEGLRRYVLQAAEPFIVTYYGAKKPDDFRGQDLGRPLPTQTTENRFGLVAPVLSRQFGRSIGQRVDAPHPTITQCNHDALVAACITKYYGKSDCSGVDEPFHTLTSKERMALTSACLVKYYGTAKAADVGEPMHTITAKARMGLVEAEARKGSEPGRYEQVREFLRAWGVIGPEDEAEFVYEGVVLRIMDILMRMLAPRELYTAQGFPPDYIIDELPGGKRLTKTAQIRMCGNSVPPEMVEALVRDNGPATWDLPVRAPLPMMGMLSGHAEGWA, translated from the coding sequence ATGAACGGCTTGATCGTCGATCTCTTTGCGGGCGGTGGCGGAGCCTCGACCGGCCTTGCCTGGGCCTTGGGACGCGACCCGGACATCGCCATCAACCACGACGCCGAAGCTCTGGCCATGCACAGGGCGAATCATCCGCACACACGGCACATGCAAAACGACATCACCCGGGTGCTGCCCTTGGAAGCCACAGGCGGGCATCCCGTGGCGATTCTGCACGCCTCGCCGGACTGCACGCATTTTTCTAAGGCCAAGGGCGGCAAGCCCAAGTCTCAGTATATCCGCGACCTCGCGTGGGTAGTTATTCGCTGGGCGGAAGACACGCACCCGAACCTTATCACGTTGGAGAACGTGGAGGAATTTTTGACGTGGGGACCGTTGGATAAAAACGGCCAGCCAATCAAAGAGCAGGCCGGGGCCACCTTTGCGGCGTGGCGGAAACGGCTTGTGCGGCTGGGCTACCGGGTGGAATGGCGGCTTTTGAGAGCCTGCGACTATGGCGCGCCCACCACGCGGCGGCGGCTTTTTGTTGTGGCGCGGCGGGACAAGGGGCCCATCGTCTGGCCCGCGCCCACACACGGCAACCTGAAATCCGCCGAAGTGCTGGCCGGAAAACTGCTGCCGTGGCGCACGGCGGCGGAGTGCATTGACTGGTCTATCCCCTCGCAAAGTATTTTCGACCGAAAAAAGCCGTTGGTTCTCGCCACACAGCGCCGTATTGCCGAGGGCTTACGGCGATATGTCCTCCAGGCGGCGGAGCCGTTCATCGTGACCTATTACGGGGCCAAGAAGCCCGACGATTTTCGCGGTCAGGACTTGGGCCGTCCGCTCCCGACACAGACCACGGAAAACAGGTTCGGCCTTGTGGCTCCGGTACTTTCCCGCCAGTTCGGCCGGTCCATCGGTCAACGAGTGGACGCCCCGCATCCTACAATCACTCAGTGCAACCATGACGCACTCGTGGCCGCCTGCATCACAAAATATTACGGCAAGTCGGACTGTTCGGGCGTGGATGAGCCGTTCCATACCCTGACCAGCAAAGAACGTATGGCCCTTACGTCCGCATGTCTGGTCAAATACTATGGCACGGCCAAGGCTGCGGACGTGGGCGAGCCCATGCACACCATTACCGCCAAGGCCCGCATGGGGTTGGTGGAAGCCGAGGCACGGAAAGGTTCCGAACCAGGGCGATACGAGCAGGTCCGAGAATTTTTGCGCGCTTGGGGCGTCATCGGCCCGGAGGACGAAGCGGAATTTGTCTATGAGGGCGTCGTCCTTCGCATCATGGATATCCTCATGCGGATGCTTGCGCCGCGAGAACTCTATACGGCGCAGGGCTTCCCGCCGGATTACATCATTGACGAGCTTCCGGGCGGAAAGCGCCTGACAAAAACCGCGCAGATACGCATGTGCGGCAATTCCGTGCCGCCGGAGATGGTTGAAGCGCTCGTAAGGGACAACGGGCCAGCCACCTGGGATCTTCCGGTACGTGCGCCGTTGCCAATGATGGGAATGTTATCCGGGCACGCGGAGGGATGGGCATGA
- a CDS encoding pesticin C-terminus-like muramidase, translated as MPIYTDKIQDVLRRPGFEGPQQVCGYIPCNLTTGGTANYKGGPNPERYVPMGASGVTIGTGVDLGQTDKNTLRNMGVSNAVVYKLMPYLEQSRAAAVDALHRLPLTLSQAAADELDEAMLNHHISKISAYYDAATDHGTFASLPWQAQAAIVSIQYQRGVKSPRKYPNTWKAFVTQNWTDAAYRLGTGRFWTGYQGRRRLESELLKELA; from the coding sequence ATGCCCATCTATACTGACAAAATTCAGGATGTTCTTCGCCGTCCCGGTTTCGAGGGGCCGCAGCAGGTGTGCGGGTACATCCCCTGCAACCTGACCACGGGAGGCACGGCCAATTATAAAGGCGGCCCGAACCCCGAACGATACGTTCCCATGGGCGCGTCCGGCGTGACCATCGGCACGGGCGTGGACCTGGGCCAGACGGACAAAAACACGCTGCGCAACATGGGCGTGAGCAATGCCGTTGTCTACAAACTCATGCCCTATCTGGAGCAAAGCAGGGCCGCCGCCGTGGACGCGCTGCACCGTCTGCCGCTGACGCTCAGCCAGGCCGCCGCCGACGAGTTGGACGAGGCCATGCTCAACCACCACATCAGCAAAATTTCCGCCTACTACGACGCCGCCACCGATCACGGCACTTTTGCGTCCCTGCCCTGGCAGGCTCAGGCGGCCATCGTCAGCATCCAATACCAGCGAGGGGTCAAGTCGCCTCGCAAGTATCCCAACACCTGGAAGGCGTTCGTCACTCAGAATTGGACCGACGCCGCCTACCGCCTGGGAACCGGGCGATTCTGGACCGGCTATCAGGGCCGGAGGCGGCTTGAGAGCGAACTGCTCAAGGAGCTGGCATGA
- a CDS encoding VRR-NUC domain-containing protein, with amino-acid sequence MAARWTLEDVRRIEARRIGRKLGLPEALPMPTEHEEQKALMDWWRWYAPACGLDERLLMAIPNAGKRSRATGRWFKAEGLRAGAPDLLLAVPRGRRHGLFVENKRRTGGRVSGEQEDMLALLAAQGYQVTVCRGWDEARATIQQYMEAES; translated from the coding sequence ATGGCCGCCCGTTGGACGCTGGAAGACGTGCGGCGCATTGAGGCCCGGCGCATCGGTCGCAAGCTCGGTCTTCCCGAAGCGTTGCCCATGCCCACGGAGCACGAGGAGCAAAAAGCGCTCATGGATTGGTGGCGCTGGTATGCCCCGGCCTGCGGCCTTGATGAACGTCTGCTCATGGCGATTCCGAATGCGGGCAAGCGCAGCCGGGCGACTGGGCGCTGGTTCAAGGCCGAGGGCTTGCGCGCGGGTGCGCCCGATCTGCTGCTGGCTGTGCCGCGCGGGCGCCGGCATGGTCTGTTCGTGGAAAACAAACGGCGAACCGGGGGCCGGGTAAGCGGGGAGCAGGAAGACATGCTCGCACTGCTCGCGGCCCAGGGCTATCAGGTCACTGTCTGCCGGGGGTGGGATGAGGCACGGGCGACCATTCAACAGTATATGGAGGCTGAATCGTGA
- a CDS encoding DUF6475 domain-containing protein gives MTDADKKDFAEIMVALAENYSQTLTKQGLSLRFTALREHDIADIRAAAMSLMVSRRYTTMPTVADFLDHLGGGSQEDRAEVEAGKVLLALREHGGYRSVVFDDPVTMAVVEKGFGGWTKLCEELRGAEEKFWRRDFVRMYAAYGRQGIKTFGHLPGRLENRNGSNGFLGEVPAPVLIGDERRAAAVLAAGEARQALEEGAGRPIPRDFLKALPDRTGKAEAV, from the coding sequence ATGACGGACGCCGACAAAAAGGATTTTGCCGAAATCATGGTGGCTCTGGCCGAGAATTACAGCCAGACGTTGACCAAACAGGGCCTGAGCCTCCGTTTTACGGCACTGCGGGAACACGACATAGCCGACATCCGCGCAGCGGCCATGTCGCTCATGGTATCCCGCCGTTACACCACCATGCCAACTGTGGCGGATTTCCTTGACCACCTGGGTGGCGGAAGCCAGGAGGATCGGGCCGAAGTGGAAGCGGGCAAGGTGTTGCTGGCGCTACGGGAACACGGCGGCTACCGTTCCGTGGTCTTTGACGATCCCGTGACCATGGCCGTGGTTGAGAAAGGCTTCGGCGGCTGGACGAAGCTGTGCGAGGAACTGCGTGGCGCGGAGGAAAAGTTCTGGCGCCGGGATTTCGTCAGGATGTATGCCGCCTATGGCCGCCAGGGGATCAAGACGTTCGGCCACCTCCCCGGGCGTTTGGAAAACCGGAACGGGAGCAACGGATTTTTGGGCGAGGTGCCCGCGCCTGTCCTGATCGGAGATGAAAGGCGCGCGGCGGCTGTGCTGGCGGCCGGAGAGGCGCGGCAGGCCCTGGAAGAGGGGGCCGGGAGGCCGATTCCCCGTGATTTCCTCAAGGCGCTTCCAGACAGGACCGGGAAAGCCGAGGCGGTGTGA
- a CDS encoding LexA family transcriptional regulator has product MGNFFDTAVLAIKQAIEKSYNGNVSQAARALNISVPTLHTWIKGDRKPSLEKLSPLLDALGATISLPEADASRDVCFVNAKVVPAGEYATPPVSEDYIAAPLVGEVGAGPGYLPENDVKSWFLAYKNLPAIRHRRNLIAVEIGHNSTSMLPTLNPGDIVLVDRDDRDVTKPGHMMLVLDPDDGSGMVKRVSITERKDDFQITYYSDNGSKWPPMVYSLKHDFCDDWDKAIVGRVIWAWTDVREK; this is encoded by the coding sequence ATGGGAAATTTCTTTGATACCGCAGTATTAGCCATCAAACAGGCTATAGAGAAAAGCTATAATGGGAATGTCAGTCAGGCGGCACGCGCATTAAACATCAGCGTTCCGACTCTCCATACATGGATAAAGGGTGATAGGAAACCGAGCTTAGAAAAACTTTCACCTCTCCTTGATGCTCTTGGAGCAACAATTTCGCTGCCGGAAGCCGATGCCTCACGTGACGTCTGCTTCGTCAACGCCAAGGTCGTCCCGGCCGGAGAGTATGCCACGCCGCCAGTTTCCGAAGACTATATAGCTGCGCCCCTGGTAGGCGAAGTAGGTGCAGGGCCGGGCTATCTGCCGGAAAACGACGTCAAAAGCTGGTTCCTCGCCTACAAGAACCTGCCTGCCATCAGGCACCGCCGAAATTTAATTGCTGTGGAAATCGGGCATAATTCCACGTCCATGCTGCCCACCTTAAATCCCGGTGACATCGTACTGGTGGACCGTGACGACCGCGACGTGACCAAGCCCGGACACATGATGCTGGTGCTTGACCCTGACGACGGTTCCGGCATGGTCAAGCGGGTCAGCATCACTGAGCGCAAAGACGATTTTCAGATCACCTATTACAGCGACAACGGCTCAAAGTGGCCGCCCATGGTTTACAGCCTGAAGCATGACTTCTGCGACGACTGGGACAAGGCTATTGTGGGCCGCGTCATCTGGGCGTGGACGGACGTGAGGGAGAAGTAG
- a CDS encoding HGGxSTG domain-containing protein, giving the protein MPAPSYQNRPRCSATSHSTGEQCKNTCVPGKRVCRFHGGLSSGPPKGSKNALRTGAHETILAATMTPEEQAYLAGLDTDPLTMLRENLKMLKLRELRIMQRIQRAREAEALAGQPTGEQDSEGNQRRHPALMVRGGTQTRVNTTQNSGTTVTTSSESYAEHIAGWEKGLSDVQDQIRRTLDSIARIEADQGGGEQGIEVILNMGGLGGGKCLEKSTAN; this is encoded by the coding sequence ATGCCTGCCCCCTCGTACCAGAATCGGCCGCGTTGCTCGGCCACGTCCCATTCAACCGGGGAGCAGTGCAAAAATACCTGCGTGCCCGGAAAGCGGGTATGCCGATTCCATGGCGGTCTGTCTTCCGGTCCACCCAAGGGCTCGAAGAACGCGCTGCGGACCGGCGCGCACGAGACGATCCTGGCCGCCACCATGACGCCGGAGGAACAGGCGTATCTGGCTGGACTGGATACAGATCCGCTGACCATGCTTCGGGAAAATCTCAAGATGCTCAAGTTACGAGAGTTGCGCATCATGCAGCGGATTCAGCGGGCGCGGGAGGCGGAAGCGCTGGCCGGACAGCCCACCGGGGAACAGGATTCGGAAGGAAATCAACGGCGGCACCCGGCGCTGATGGTGCGGGGCGGGACACAGACCCGAGTGAACACCACGCAGAACAGCGGCACCACTGTCACCACGTCCTCGGAAAGTTATGCCGAGCATATCGCCGGTTGGGAAAAGGGCTTGAGCGACGTGCAGGACCAGATCCGGCGAACCCTGGACAGCATTGCCCGGATCGAGGCCGATCAGGGCGGCGGAGAGCAGGGGATTGAAGTGATTCTGAACATGGGGGGTCTGGGTGGCGGAAAATGTTTGGAAAAGAGCACTGCAAATTAA
- a CDS encoding DNA methyltransferase: protein MCNTLYRSFLEAKLAISRHSGFTVPADAIHPMLKPHQRDIVRWALLGGRRAVFAAFGLGKSFMQLEIMRQISWKEGGRQLIIAPLGVRQEFRADAAKLGMGLAFIRRDEEISGPGLYLTNYESVRDGRLHVDQFNAASLDEASVLRSFGSLTYQTFLTLFDAVKFRFVATATPSPNRYKELIHYAGFLGVMDTGQALTRFFKRDSTKANHLTLYPHMEREFWLWVNSWAVFLQKPSDLGCSDEGYDLPRLHVHYHKVATGLPQACDKHGQLQLVDNAAMGLQAASRVKRNSLPARIAKMRDILDAAPGEHCIIWHDQEAERHAIRQAVPTVVDIHGGMDLDERENRVVDFSNGDFPLFASKPVLSGSGCNFQRHCRMAIFLGIGFKFNDFIQAIHRIHRFLQERECHIHIIYADAEAQVLEALQAKWRRHEEMVKRMSEIIKQYGLSAAGMAEELRRSIGVERIEVRGQHFTAVNNDCVEETRRMSENSAGLICTSIPFSNHYEYTPSVNDFGHTDDNAHFWAQMDFLTPELLRVLQPGRIYACHVKDRILFGNVTGAGAPTVSPFHAEAIFHGIRHGFHYMGMITVVTDVVRENNQTYRLGWSEQCKDGTKMGVGSPEYILLFRKPQSDRSRGYADEPVGKGKNEYSRARWQIDAHAFWRSSGNRLMTADEMATLTPDVLAGYFTKASLADIYDYEEHVRIGERLDAKGALPCTFMALAPGSHSEWVWHDVTRMRTLNGKQAQRGLQQHVCPLQFDIVDRIINRYSNPGELVYDPFGGLMTVPYRAVMLGRRGCGCELNAGYFLDGVKYLRAAEQDVSAPSLFDLCDVEHTRGAA from the coding sequence ATGTGCAATACCCTCTACCGCTCCTTCCTCGAAGCCAAGCTGGCCATTTCGCGACATTCCGGCTTTACCGTCCCGGCAGATGCCATCCACCCCATGCTGAAGCCGCACCAGCGCGATATCGTGCGCTGGGCGCTGCTGGGGGGCCGTCGCGCAGTGTTCGCGGCCTTCGGCCTGGGCAAGTCGTTCATGCAACTTGAAATCATGCGCCAGATCTCTTGGAAGGAGGGCGGCCGCCAGCTCATCATCGCCCCTCTGGGCGTGCGGCAGGAGTTCAGGGCTGACGCCGCCAAATTGGGCATGGGCCTTGCCTTCATCCGGCGCGACGAGGAAATCAGCGGCCCGGGCCTGTACCTCACCAATTACGAATCCGTGCGCGACGGCCGCCTGCATGTGGACCAGTTCAATGCCGCGTCCTTGGACGAAGCCAGCGTGCTGCGCTCTTTCGGCAGCCTGACCTATCAGACCTTTCTTACGCTCTTTGACGCCGTGAAGTTCCGCTTTGTGGCCACGGCCACGCCCAGCCCCAACCGTTACAAGGAGCTGATCCACTATGCCGGTTTTCTGGGCGTCATGGATACCGGCCAGGCCCTGACCCGCTTTTTCAAGCGCGACAGCACCAAGGCCAACCATCTGACCCTGTACCCGCATATGGAGCGCGAGTTCTGGCTGTGGGTCAACTCCTGGGCCGTATTCCTGCAAAAGCCGTCCGATCTGGGCTGCTCCGATGAGGGATATGATCTGCCCAGGCTTCACGTCCATTATCACAAGGTGGCGACGGGCCTGCCGCAGGCCTGCGACAAGCACGGCCAGTTGCAGCTTGTGGACAACGCGGCCATGGGCCTGCAGGCGGCCAGTCGGGTCAAGCGTAACAGTCTGCCCGCGCGCATAGCCAAGATGCGGGACATTCTCGACGCCGCACCCGGCGAGCACTGCATCATCTGGCATGACCAGGAGGCCGAGCGCCACGCCATCAGGCAGGCCGTGCCGACTGTGGTGGACATCCACGGCGGCATGGATCTGGACGAGCGCGAAAACCGGGTTGTGGACTTCTCCAACGGCGACTTCCCCCTGTTCGCCAGCAAGCCGGTCCTTTCCGGCTCGGGCTGCAATTTCCAGCGCCACTGCCGTATGGCCATCTTTCTAGGCATCGGCTTCAAGTTCAACGACTTCATTCAGGCCATCCACCGCATTCACCGCTTCCTGCAGGAGCGGGAATGCCACATTCATATCATTTACGCTGATGCCGAGGCCCAGGTGCTGGAAGCCCTGCAAGCCAAATGGCGGCGGCATGAGGAGATGGTGAAGCGCATGAGCGAGATCATCAAACAATACGGCCTGTCCGCCGCCGGGATGGCGGAGGAGTTGCGCCGGTCCATCGGCGTGGAGCGTATAGAGGTGCGGGGGCAGCACTTCACGGCGGTCAACAATGACTGTGTGGAGGAAACCCGCCGCATGTCGGAGAACTCCGCAGGCCTGATCTGCACATCCATTCCGTTCAGCAATCATTACGAATACACGCCGTCGGTCAACGACTTCGGGCATACCGACGACAATGCCCACTTCTGGGCGCAGATGGACTTCCTTACGCCGGAACTGCTGCGCGTGCTGCAACCGGGCCGGATATACGCCTGCCACGTCAAGGACCGGATTCTGTTCGGCAACGTCACCGGCGCTGGCGCGCCCACCGTCAGCCCTTTCCACGCCGAGGCCATCTTTCACGGCATCCGGCACGGATTCCATTACATGGGCATGATCACCGTGGTGACGGACGTGGTGCGCGAGAACAATCAGACCTACCGCCTTGGCTGGAGCGAGCAGTGCAAGGACGGCACCAAAATGGGTGTGGGCAGCCCCGAATACATCCTGCTGTTCCGCAAACCGCAGAGCGACCGCAGCCGCGGCTATGCCGACGAGCCGGTCGGCAAGGGCAAGAACGAATACAGCCGGGCCCGCTGGCAGATAGACGCGCACGCCTTCTGGCGGAGCAGCGGCAACCGTCTGATGACCGCCGATGAAATGGCGACCCTCACGCCCGACGTGCTGGCCGGTTATTTTACCAAGGCCAGTCTGGCGGACATTTACGACTATGAGGAGCATGTGCGCATCGGCGAGCGCCTGGACGCCAAGGGCGCGCTGCCGTGTACATTCATGGCCCTGGCTCCGGGCAGTCATTCGGAATGGGTCTGGCATGACGTCACGCGCATGCGCACGCTCAACGGCAAGCAGGCGCAGCGTGGCCTGCAACAACATGTCTGCCCTCTGCAATTCGACATCGTTGATCGCATCATCAACCGCTACAGCAATCCCGGCGAACTTGTCTATGATCCCTTCGGGGGCCTGATGACCGTGCCCTACCGGGCCGTGATGCTGGGCCGCCGGGGCTGCGGCTGCGAACTCAACGCCGGGTATTTTCTGGACGGCGTGAAATACCTGCGCGCCGCCGAACAGGACGTCTCCGCGCCGAGCCTTTTTGACCTGTGCGACGTGGAACATACGCGGGGAGCGGCATGA
- a CDS encoding phage holin family protein, which produces MVNNVNPIEGFVYYSRSLFDLLPEKAAFGALLAWVSGVLGADPMLVALTLISLVADFALGMWEAVRRGHFRCRIMARGVAKFPCYCVYIILVWWVDVALSHAIGFQVPLVKFFLAYLILTDTVSIIAHLERMGWRVPKLLALIVRRGRKKLVSSVEKSLPDDDKDDPDGGM; this is translated from the coding sequence ATGGTCAATAACGTCAACCCCATCGAGGGATTTGTGTATTACTCGCGGAGCCTCTTTGACCTGCTGCCGGAAAAGGCGGCTTTCGGCGCGCTGCTGGCCTGGGTGTCCGGGGTGCTGGGAGCCGATCCGATGCTGGTGGCGCTGACCCTGATTTCCCTTGTAGCGGATTTCGCCCTGGGCATGTGGGAAGCTGTGCGGCGCGGGCATTTCCGCTGCCGGATCATGGCGCGGGGCGTCGCCAAGTTCCCCTGTTACTGCGTGTACATCATTCTGGTCTGGTGGGTGGACGTGGCGCTCTCCCATGCCATTGGATTTCAGGTGCCGCTGGTCAAGTTTTTTCTGGCCTACCTGATCCTGACGGACACGGTATCCATCATCGCCCATCTGGAGCGCATGGGCTGGCGCGTGCCGAAGCTGCTCGCGCTTATTGTGCGCCGGGGGCGGAAGAAGCTGGTGTCGTCCGTGGAAAAGTCCCTGCCTGACGACGACAAGGATGATCCGGACGGTGGAATGTGA